One genomic window of Bacteroidota bacterium includes the following:
- the murQ gene encoding N-acetylmuramic acid 6-phosphate etherase produces MQESPLFNQLKQLATEQRNPASMHFDTASTREILEVINTEDHKVPIAVRQELPYIEQAVDIVVNAFEQGGRLFYAGAGTSGRLGVLDASECPPTYGTPPEMVQGLIAGGPQAVFRSQEGAEDLEENGEAHIKESGVMAGDVVCGIAASRRTPYVVGAVKYARSIGCKTLFITCNPRATFDLDVDVAMCAVVGPEVIMGSTRMKSGTAQKLILNMITTTAMVKMGKVYENMMVDLQMTNAKLVERSRRTVMMVTGISYEEAARVLAAVEGHVKRALVVILADVSPEEARNRLARANGFVRQAIDG; encoded by the coding sequence ATGCAAGAATCACCCCTGTTCAACCAGCTCAAGCAACTCGCAACCGAACAACGCAATCCTGCCTCCATGCATTTCGATACAGCGAGCACACGTGAGATTCTCGAGGTGATCAACACGGAGGACCACAAGGTCCCTATCGCTGTGCGGCAGGAGCTACCCTATATCGAGCAAGCGGTGGACATTGTTGTAAATGCCTTTGAGCAAGGGGGACGTCTGTTCTACGCCGGCGCCGGCACCAGCGGCCGGCTGGGTGTACTGGACGCCTCTGAGTGCCCACCTACCTATGGCACCCCCCCTGAAATGGTCCAGGGTTTGATTGCCGGCGGGCCCCAAGCCGTATTTCGCTCTCAGGAGGGCGCTGAGGACCTCGAAGAGAACGGAGAGGCCCACATCAAGGAATCGGGCGTAATGGCGGGAGACGTCGTCTGCGGGATCGCAGCGAGCCGTAGAACCCCCTATGTCGTCGGAGCAGTCAAGTATGCACGCAGCATCGGCTGCAAAACCCTCTTCATCACCTGCAACCCGCGGGCTACGTTTGATCTCGATGTAGACGTTGCCATGTGCGCCGTGGTTGGCCCAGAGGTCATCATGGGATCCACGCGGATGAAAAGTGGAACCGCGCAAAAGCTGATCCTCAACATGATCACTACAACTGCCATGGTAAAGATGGGTAAGGTGTACGAGAACATGATGGTGGATCTGCAAATGACAAACGCCAAACTGGTTGAACGTTCTCGCCGCACAGTGATGATGGTCACCGGCATCAGCTACGAAGAAGCAGCCCGCGTCCTTGCTGCCGTTGAGGGCCACGTCAAACGCGCCCTTGTTGTAATCCTCGCCGACGTTTCTCCCGAAGAAGCCCGCAACCGCCTCGCCCGCGCCAACGGGTTCGTTCGCCAGGCCATTGATGGATAG
- the recF gene encoding DNA replication/repair protein RecF, with protein sequence MLINTLRLTSFRAHNASEVAFGEKVNLIYGPNGAGKTNLLEAIHYLALSKSFLTSSDSYVLQKGAPFFEVEGRFAGTHRRAFGVRLVYMPKEGKRMFVNKSPLERLAGIVGQIPVVIFSPADQALTAEGPEVRRRFINNILSQARPVYLDDLMKYRRVLKQRNVLLMQYRRTRALSSEVLSSWDAELIRLGSRVILSRLKFVKAFSVFLDEAYARIDTASERPHMAYRTIADFDEEADEEAIQLAFTSRLQKSTRRALELGRTLVGPHRDELVFTLNDLEVRRYASQGQHRTFGMALKLAQFFYLKSQVDESPILLLDDLFGNLDSHRTRVFLELLQSDVVGQSLITAAQRAPFDETLSFSREQNLALEVANGVVSPVAQ encoded by the coding sequence ATGCTCATCAACACGCTCCGACTTACTTCTTTCCGTGCGCATAATGCATCCGAGGTTGCGTTTGGTGAAAAGGTTAACTTGATTTATGGCCCCAATGGCGCCGGCAAAACAAACCTGCTGGAAGCCATTCACTATCTGGCACTTTCCAAGAGTTTTCTTACGTCTTCAGACAGTTACGTCCTCCAGAAAGGCGCCCCGTTTTTTGAAGTGGAAGGACGCTTTGCCGGCACGCACCGGCGTGCGTTTGGGGTACGGCTCGTTTATATGCCAAAAGAAGGCAAGCGCATGTTTGTGAACAAGTCTCCGCTGGAAAGACTTGCAGGCATCGTCGGACAAATTCCTGTTGTAATCTTTTCTCCCGCTGACCAGGCCCTCACGGCAGAAGGCCCCGAAGTGCGCCGGCGATTTATCAACAACATCCTGAGCCAGGCGCGCCCTGTTTACCTCGATGACTTGATGAAATACCGCCGCGTACTCAAGCAGCGGAATGTACTGCTCATGCAGTACCGTCGTACCCGGGCTTTGTCGAGCGAAGTGCTTAGCTCGTGGGATGCAGAGTTGATCCGTTTAGGCAGCCGGGTCATACTCAGTCGGCTCAAGTTTGTGAAGGCGTTTTCTGTTTTTCTGGATGAAGCGTATGCGCGGATTGATACCGCCAGCGAGCGCCCCCATATGGCTTATCGAACGATTGCTGACTTTGATGAGGAAGCTGACGAGGAAGCCATTCAGCTTGCATTTACGAGCCGGCTCCAGAAATCTACAAGAAGGGCCCTCGAACTTGGGCGTACACTCGTAGGCCCACACAGAGATGAACTGGTGTTCACCTTGAACGACCTTGAGGTTCGCCGCTATGCTTCCCAGGGGCAGCACCGGACCTTTGGGATGGCACTCAAACTTGCACAGTTCTTCTACCTCAAATCTCAGGTCGACGAGTCCCCTATTCTGCTACTTGATGACTTGTTCGGAAACCTGGATAGTCACCGCACGCGTGTCTTTCTGGAACTGCTACAATCTGATGTTGTCGGGCAAAGCCTGATCACGGCTGCACAGCGCGCGCCGTTTGATGAAACGCTCTCGTTCTCGCGTGAGCAAAACCTGGCACTCGAAGTTGCAAATGGTGTAGTCTCCCCGGTTGCGCAGTGA
- a CDS encoding two-component regulator propeller domain-containing protein — MYRQKTLVLSFFLILLTACGILSPFVQFARAQYLSPEKTLTQFVHNVWGTEEGLPQGSVNAIAQTDDGYLWFGTQEGLVRFDGEEMHVYDKRSVAEFESNDIRILHVDRQGTLWIGTRDAGLMRYKGGRFAVPVRQDSLRDARISAIAEGQNEDHLWIGTSGSGLKKLARGKISSVPGVETGHITALYETPDGVLWIGTHDAGLIRYAHGETQTFTVEEGLPDNNITALSSSRHGGIWIGTKGGLVHYHAGSFFTITVEHGLSADNITSLFEDKIGSLWIGTNQEGVDRLVLDLPAMESQIDAQAITTKPELVLAMHASFHDHMQIDIFATQHGLSYHTVKSLFQDEEGNMWLGTDGGGVNMLREGKFTTYTSHEGVADDFILAIHEADDGSMWFSTEKGVSRLKDGNITSLTAADGLGADYVISVESTPDGSLWFGTFGGGLSQLKNGVLKTYTTEDGLPNNAIFGLYTAKNGDLWIATGRGAAVYDGNTFVPYTKAEGLSSDYVTVMLERANGDMWIATYDNGINRVVDGRIEPLKTKDGLSHNEVLSLHEDEDGVMWIGTYGGGLNRVDGESVTVYSTKEGLFNDNIQEILEDDNGNLWMSCNLGLFRVNKAELKAFAEGKADRITSHAYDTSDGLKTREFNGGVQPAGWKSQDGQLWFPSSKGVAMIDPDHILQNPFPPRMIMEQVLIDGEEASLAGNLELSPGKNKVEFHYVGLSYISPENVHYQYKLEGVDEDWVDAGSRRAAYYTNLEPGPYTFYVKAFNNDGLESKAAITYGFYLRPFFYQTIWFYICLFITIVLGFIGIYRWRVAKIKAHEKKLEHLVDQRTRNLEERTADLMQALEENKEILGITSHDLKNPLGGIIGLADILIEDLNLLTSDPTVDDGIENVRLMKTEAERMLRIVTDLLDRHNREELVNHGRETINLVDLVKDSIRRNKPAAESKEIAIHFENQNVLLVEADEDAMLRVADNLISNAVKYSPSNRNIWITLTPDGDEVCMRVKDEGPGLTEEDKHHVFGKLQRLSARPTAGEHSSGLGLFIVKQLIEEVEGAVGVESEFGNGACFWVRLPLQNAFAAV; from the coding sequence ATGTACCGGCAAAAAACGCTTGTGCTATCCTTTTTCCTCATCCTGCTTACGGCATGCGGGATTTTGTCCCCTTTTGTGCAATTTGCACGGGCCCAGTACCTTAGTCCAGAAAAAACCCTGACGCAGTTTGTCCATAATGTTTGGGGAACGGAAGAAGGATTGCCCCAGGGATCGGTGAATGCGATTGCGCAAACAGATGACGGATATCTGTGGTTTGGCACCCAGGAAGGATTGGTTCGCTTTGATGGAGAGGAGATGCATGTCTATGACAAGCGATCGGTTGCTGAGTTTGAATCCAATGACATCCGCATATTGCACGTCGACCGACAAGGTACATTGTGGATTGGTACCCGCGACGCCGGCTTGATGCGGTACAAAGGCGGACGCTTTGCAGTGCCGGTGCGGCAAGACAGCTTGCGCGATGCCCGCATTTCTGCAATCGCCGAGGGCCAAAATGAAGATCATCTCTGGATCGGGACTTCTGGCTCCGGATTGAAAAAACTGGCCCGTGGGAAAATCTCCAGCGTACCGGGTGTCGAAACCGGCCACATTACTGCGCTTTACGAAACCCCTGATGGTGTCCTCTGGATTGGCACCCACGACGCCGGCCTGATTCGCTATGCCCATGGCGAAACGCAAACCTTCACTGTCGAAGAAGGGCTCCCTGATAATAACATTACGGCCCTTTCCAGCAGCCGGCATGGCGGAATATGGATAGGTACCAAAGGCGGGCTGGTGCATTATCATGCGGGCAGTTTCTTCACCATAACCGTTGAGCATGGCCTTTCAGCTGACAACATCACTTCCCTTTTTGAAGATAAAATTGGTAGCCTCTGGATAGGCACCAATCAGGAAGGTGTTGACAGACTTGTGCTGGATTTGCCTGCGATGGAGTCGCAAATCGATGCACAAGCCATCACCACAAAGCCAGAACTCGTGCTGGCAATGCATGCGTCCTTTCATGACCACATGCAAATTGACATTTTTGCTACCCAGCATGGGTTGAGCTACCACACCGTCAAATCGCTTTTCCAGGACGAAGAAGGCAACATGTGGCTGGGTACTGATGGCGGTGGTGTGAATATGCTCCGCGAAGGTAAGTTCACGACTTACACGTCTCACGAAGGTGTTGCGGATGACTTTATCCTTGCCATCCATGAAGCAGATGATGGCAGCATGTGGTTCAGTACGGAGAAAGGGGTCAGTCGGTTAAAAGACGGCAATATCACCTCGCTCACTGCAGCAGACGGTTTGGGCGCAGACTACGTTATCTCAGTAGAAAGCACGCCTGATGGTAGTTTATGGTTTGGCACCTTTGGTGGCGGTTTATCCCAGTTGAAGAACGGTGTCCTGAAAACCTACACGACAGAAGATGGCCTACCAAATAATGCCATCTTTGGCCTCTATACGGCGAAGAATGGGGACCTCTGGATTGCAACAGGCAGAGGCGCAGCGGTTTATGATGGTAACACCTTCGTCCCTTACACAAAAGCTGAGGGGTTATCCAGTGATTACGTCACCGTTATGCTCGAGCGTGCAAACGGTGATATGTGGATCGCCACGTATGACAATGGCATTAACCGCGTTGTTGATGGCCGCATCGAGCCGCTCAAAACCAAAGATGGCTTATCACATAACGAGGTGCTTTCGCTGCATGAGGATGAAGACGGCGTAATGTGGATTGGTACCTATGGCGGTGGACTGAATCGCGTGGATGGTGAGTCGGTGACGGTGTATTCAACAAAAGAAGGCCTATTTAATGACAACATCCAGGAGATCCTGGAAGATGACAATGGCAATTTGTGGATGAGCTGCAACCTGGGGCTGTTTCGGGTAAATAAAGCGGAGCTTAAAGCTTTTGCGGAAGGCAAGGCTGATCGCATAACCTCTCACGCTTACGACACCTCTGATGGATTGAAGACGCGAGAATTCAATGGTGGTGTTCAACCCGCCGGCTGGAAAAGCCAGGACGGCCAGCTCTGGTTTCCCTCGAGCAAAGGGGTTGCGATGATTGATCCAGATCACATCTTGCAGAATCCTTTCCCGCCCAGGATGATTATGGAGCAGGTGTTGATTGATGGCGAGGAGGCTTCCCTTGCTGGTAACCTCGAGCTATCTCCCGGGAAGAACAAAGTGGAATTTCATTATGTCGGGCTCAGCTATATCTCCCCTGAAAATGTTCATTACCAGTATAAATTGGAAGGAGTAGATGAGGATTGGGTGGATGCCGGCTCCCGGCGCGCTGCATACTATACCAACCTCGAGCCCGGGCCTTATACGTTTTATGTCAAAGCGTTTAACAATGATGGCCTTGAAAGCAAAGCTGCCATCACGTACGGCTTTTATCTACGCCCTTTCTTTTACCAGACCATCTGGTTCTATATCTGCCTGTTTATAACTATTGTTCTTGGCTTTATCGGCATTTACAGATGGCGTGTGGCGAAAATTAAAGCACACGAGAAAAAGCTGGAGCACCTTGTTGATCAACGGACCCGTAACCTTGAAGAACGCACCGCTGATCTGATGCAGGCACTCGAAGAGAACAAAGAGATTCTCGGCATCACGTCGCACGATTTAAAAAATCCACTGGGCGGCATTATCGGTCTTGCTGATATTCTTATAGAAGACCTGAACCTGTTGACGTCAGATCCGACGGTAGATGATGGAATCGAGAATGTGCGATTGATGAAAACCGAAGCTGAACGAATGTTACGGATTGTGACGGACCTGCTTGATCGGCACAACAGGGAAGAATTGGTTAATCACGGTCGCGAAACGATTAATTTGGTTGATCTGGTAAAAGACTCGATCCGTCGCAACAAGCCGGCCGCTGAGAGCAAAGAAATTGCGATCCATTTCGAAAACCAAAACGTACTGCTTGTCGAGGCTGATGAAGATGCTATGCTGCGTGTGGCGGACAACCTCATTTCCAATGCCGTCAAATACAGTCCGTCCAACCGCAATATCTGGATTACTCTAACACCTGATGGAGACGAGGTGTGCATGCGTGTCAAAGATGAAGGGCCAGGGCTGACAGAAGAAGACAAACACCACGTGTTTGGTAAGTTGCAACGCTTGAGTGCCCGGCCCACCGCCGGCGAACATTCAAGCGGACTCGGGCTCTTTATTGTTAAACAACTTATTGAAGAAGTTGAAGGCGCAGTTGGTGTGGAAAGCGAATTTGGCAATGGCGCCTGCTTCTGGGTACGCCTGCCGCTACAGAATGCATTTGCTGCTGTATAA
- the mfd gene encoding transcription-repair coupling factor, whose translation MSLKSIQQQIYTLDLFPRLSAWLEGLAPNAPEALQVKGLAGSLSAFVLAWVHREQQKPLICMLPNADAAAYLVSDLEQVGGEELPLLHLQPSGLKPYDPEQMADAQAVIARADVLQQLSAGFTGIFVTSLEAAYEKVPDASNVKQETQTISIGETNTPNALFEQLVKQLFNPVEFVAAPGEIALRGGILDVFPFAGTYPIRIEFFGDEIDSIREFDVHSQRSISRLKTARLIPNLDNTLAQRKEASAFKSIFSYFPEDVLLALFNSAGLEEQATALFEKAQETYNALAEATQQEDVKRATHALPPEARFVHPDAFTHTFLLHPRLLLGTFSGNTADEVITAETRPQPSFNGNLRHLRNNIQENHLRQVRTYILCDNRGQEARMLEILEDEIERGQVELKVESLHEGFMLPDTGLAVYTDHQIFNRFHRPTTRKQRKKHGGISLRELRNLSPGDFVVHIDYGIGKFAGLQQITVRNKQQEAVRMLFRDNDVLYVNVNALYKLHKFTGKEGHQPRLTKLGSGQWERTKSRTKKRVKDIARDLIKLYAKRKASSGFAFKEDTLWQRELEASFKYEDTPDQRSAAEAVKRDMEQGVPMDRLVCGDVGFGKTEIAVRAAFKAVQDGKQVAILVPTTILASQHTKTFANRLGQFPVRVAELSRFRTSAEQKETLKQLKAGTVDIIVGTHRLLSKDIAFKNLGLLIIDEEQRFGVSAKEKLRALRAEVDTLCLTATPIPRTLQFSLMGARDLSIMTTPPPNRQPIVTEIHTFDKDLIRDAILHETNRGGQVFFVHNRVQNIEEISDMIRMLIPNIRIQVGHGQMKPAELERVMTGFIQHKFDVLVSTNIVESGVDISNANTMIINRANHFGLADLHQLRGRVGRSDQKAFCYLLVPSIHSLTREAKQRLQAVEEFSDLGSGFNIAMRDLDIRGAGNLLGAEQSGFIADVGYETYHRILDEAVQELRSEEFKSLFKDAPPPPAADTVIDVEEDAYIPDAYLSNSVERLNLYRRLSEASDNTTLDEMQKEMEDRFGPLPKEVEHLLMATGMRNTAQRLRLSRLVYKNQRLFLVFPNQKDDAYFYELLFQPLLKILNDASRRYVLKENKAGKLRAIVQDVPTLKEAYAIIKSLAPLTEKKTEESQA comes from the coding sequence GTGTCGCTCAAATCTATTCAACAGCAGATCTACACACTGGACCTTTTCCCGAGGCTTTCTGCCTGGCTTGAAGGCCTGGCACCCAACGCGCCAGAGGCACTGCAGGTTAAGGGACTGGCCGGCTCCCTGTCGGCCTTTGTGCTTGCCTGGGTGCACAGAGAACAGCAGAAGCCACTCATATGTATGCTCCCCAATGCGGACGCAGCAGCCTACCTCGTGAGCGACCTTGAGCAGGTAGGAGGGGAGGAACTACCGTTGCTGCACCTTCAGCCATCCGGGCTAAAACCATACGACCCTGAGCAAATGGCTGACGCGCAGGCCGTCATTGCCCGGGCGGATGTCCTGCAACAATTGTCTGCCGGCTTCACCGGTATCTTTGTCACAAGCCTGGAGGCAGCCTACGAAAAGGTACCTGACGCCAGCAACGTTAAACAAGAAACACAAACCATCTCGATAGGCGAAACCAATACGCCCAATGCGCTCTTCGAACAACTGGTAAAGCAGCTTTTTAATCCGGTAGAGTTTGTTGCTGCTCCGGGCGAGATTGCCCTTCGAGGGGGCATCCTGGATGTTTTCCCTTTTGCCGGCACGTACCCCATTCGTATTGAGTTTTTTGGCGATGAGATCGACTCCATTCGCGAGTTTGATGTACACTCGCAGCGCTCTATTAGCCGGCTCAAAACAGCGCGACTAATTCCCAATCTCGACAATACTCTTGCGCAACGCAAAGAAGCCAGCGCCTTCAAGTCCATCTTTTCCTACTTCCCGGAAGACGTGCTGCTTGCGCTGTTTAACAGCGCCGGCCTTGAAGAGCAGGCAACAGCTTTGTTCGAGAAAGCGCAAGAAACGTACAATGCCCTCGCAGAAGCAACCCAGCAAGAAGATGTAAAGCGCGCTACACATGCACTCCCGCCGGAAGCCAGGTTTGTGCACCCTGATGCATTCACCCACACCTTCCTCTTACACCCGCGATTACTACTGGGTACTTTCTCAGGCAATACTGCAGACGAGGTAATTACAGCAGAGACCAGGCCACAACCGTCCTTTAATGGCAACCTGCGTCACCTGCGCAACAACATCCAGGAAAACCATTTGCGCCAAGTACGCACGTACATCCTCTGCGACAACAGGGGACAGGAAGCGCGGATGCTTGAAATCCTTGAAGATGAAATTGAACGCGGCCAGGTAGAACTGAAAGTGGAATCTCTGCACGAGGGATTTATGCTGCCCGATACGGGCCTGGCAGTCTATACCGACCACCAGATCTTTAATCGCTTTCATCGCCCAACAACGCGCAAACAACGAAAAAAGCACGGCGGTATCAGCCTGCGAGAATTGCGCAATTTATCGCCAGGCGACTTTGTTGTTCATATCGATTATGGCATTGGCAAGTTTGCGGGACTACAACAAATCACAGTCCGCAACAAACAACAAGAAGCTGTGCGGATGCTATTTCGGGACAATGACGTTTTGTATGTCAATGTCAATGCGCTCTACAAACTGCACAAATTCACGGGCAAAGAAGGGCACCAGCCACGGCTGACCAAGCTGGGTTCAGGGCAATGGGAACGCACCAAATCCCGGACGAAAAAACGGGTTAAAGATATTGCCCGAGACCTGATCAAGCTATACGCCAAACGCAAAGCCTCCAGCGGGTTTGCATTCAAGGAAGACACCCTGTGGCAACGCGAACTCGAAGCTTCTTTCAAATACGAAGATACGCCAGATCAGCGGAGCGCTGCTGAGGCAGTGAAGCGAGACATGGAGCAGGGCGTTCCCATGGATCGCCTCGTTTGTGGCGACGTAGGCTTTGGAAAAACAGAAATTGCTGTACGCGCAGCGTTCAAAGCTGTACAAGATGGGAAGCAGGTTGCCATTCTTGTCCCTACAACCATCCTTGCTTCGCAGCATACCAAAACGTTTGCGAATCGACTTGGCCAATTTCCGGTACGCGTAGCAGAGCTTTCCCGATTTCGTACAAGCGCAGAGCAAAAAGAAACGCTCAAACAACTCAAAGCCGGCACAGTCGACATCATCGTTGGCACCCATCGCCTGCTTTCAAAAGACATCGCATTCAAGAACCTGGGCCTGCTCATCATTGATGAGGAGCAGCGATTTGGCGTATCTGCAAAAGAGAAACTCCGGGCGCTCCGAGCCGAGGTGGACACCCTCTGCCTTACAGCTACGCCTATTCCCCGTACGCTTCAATTCTCCCTGATGGGCGCGCGCGACTTGTCGATTATGACAACCCCGCCGCCAAACCGCCAACCCATCGTTACCGAGATCCACACCTTTGACAAAGACCTCATCCGGGACGCTATACTGCACGAGACCAACCGCGGTGGGCAGGTTTTCTTTGTGCACAATCGCGTGCAAAACATCGAGGAAATCTCAGACATGATCCGGATGTTAATCCCCAACATCCGGATTCAGGTTGGACATGGACAAATGAAGCCGGCCGAGCTTGAACGGGTCATGACCGGATTTATCCAGCATAAGTTTGACGTACTGGTAAGTACAAACATCGTGGAATCAGGCGTTGATATTTCAAATGCCAACACGATGATCATCAACCGGGCAAATCACTTTGGACTGGCAGACTTACACCAGTTGCGCGGCAGGGTGGGGCGGTCTGATCAAAAAGCTTTCTGCTACCTCCTCGTCCCCTCAATACACAGCCTGACCCGGGAAGCCAAACAGCGGCTCCAGGCCGTAGAAGAATTCAGTGACCTCGGCAGTGGGTTCAATATCGCGATGCGCGACCTCGACATCCGTGGCGCCGGCAACCTGCTCGGTGCAGAGCAAAGCGGCTTCATTGCAGATGTAGGATATGAGACCTACCACAGAATCCTCGACGAAGCAGTCCAGGAGCTGCGCTCTGAAGAATTCAAATCCCTCTTCAAAGACGCACCACCTCCGCCGGCTGCTGATACCGTTATTGATGTAGAGGAAGATGCCTATATCCCGGATGCCTACCTGTCCAACAGCGTAGAACGCCTGAACCTCTATCGCCGCCTCAGCGAGGCATCAGACAACACCACCCTCGATGAGATGCAGAAAGAAATGGAAGACCGTTTCGGGCCGCTGCCCAAGGAGGTGGAGCATCTCCTGATGGCTACCGGGATGCGCAACACTGCACAGCGGTTGCGGCTCTCCAGACTCGTCTACAAAAACCAGCGGCTCTTCCTCGTTTTCCCTAACCAGAAAGACGACGCCTACTTCTATGAATTGCTCTTTCAACCCCTGCTCAAAATCCTGAATGATGCGTCTCGGCGGTATGTACTCAAGGAGAATAAAGCAGGCAAACTACGGGCGATTGTTCAGGATGTGCCCACCCTCAAAGAAGCATATGCCATTATCAAATCCCTAGCACCCTTAACAGAAAAGAAGACAGAGGAATCACAAGCATAA